Proteins encoded together in one Ictidomys tridecemlineatus isolate mIctTri1 chromosome 3, mIctTri1.hap1, whole genome shotgun sequence window:
- the Usp19 gene encoding ubiquitin carboxyl-terminal hydrolase 19 isoform X11 produces MSGGASATGPRRGPPGLEEATSKKKQKDRANQESKDGDPRRGSVPTPQEEHTKEELLLDWGQNENEVIVKLRVGVGPLRLEEVVTVFTDTNCVVRLPGGRQWGGVLYAEMESSCAKVQSVKGGVLQLALPKKVPLLTWPSLLKKPLGTQELVPMLRCQENGQELSPIALDPGPEPRRAKQEARNQKRAQGRGEVGSGAGPGAQAGPSAKRAVHLCRGPEGEGSRDGPGPQGDAPPFLADPAPQVEAEEQLCVPPLNPQTCLLGSEKNLALLAGEKSVSPRNDPVSPAVAQIRDPGKDDHVKEEMTVATDAATLVDEPESMVNLAFVKNDSYEKGPDSVVVHVYVKEIHRDTSRVLFREQDFTLIFQTRDGNFLRLHPGCGPHTIFRWQVKLRNLIEPEHCTFCFTASRIDICLHKRQSQRWGGLEAPAARGAVGGAKVAVPTGPTPLDSTPPGGTPHPLTGQEEARAMEKDKSKARSEDTGLDGVVTRTTLEHVVPKPESHLASPKPTCMVPPMPHSPVSGDSVEEEEEEEKKVCLPGFTGLVNLGNTCFMNSVIQSLSNTRELRDFFHDRSFEAEINYNNPLGTGGRLAIGFAVLLRALWKGTHHAFQPSKLKAIVASKASQFTGYAQHDAQEFMAFLLDGLHEDLNRIQNKPYTETVDSDGRPDEVVAEEAWQRHKMRNDSFIVDLFQGQYKSKLVCPVCAKVSITFDPFLYLPVPLPQKQKVLPVFYFAREPHSKPIKFLVSVSKENSSVSEVLDSLSQSVHVKPENLRLAEVIKNRFHRIFLPSHSLDTVSPSDMLLCFELLSPELAKERVVVLEVQQRPQVPSIPISKCAACQRKQQSEDEKLKRCTRCYRVGYCNQLCQKTHWPDHKGLCRPENIGYPFLVSVPASRLTYARLAQLLEGYARYSVSVFQPPFQPGRMALESQSPGCTTLLSNSSLEAGDSEKDSTQPPELQLVTSVAEGDMGVPQMWASPDRCPVPSTSGISSEMLTSGPIEGTSLPPVERVSRPEAAVPGYQHPSEAINAHTPQFFIYKIDASNREQRLEDKGETPLELGDDCSLALVWRNNERLQEFVLVDSKDLECAEDPGSAGEAARAGHFTLDQCLNLFTRPEVLAPEEAWYCPQCKQHREASKQLLLWRLPNVLIVQLKRFSFRSFIWRDKINDLVEFPVRNLDLSKFCIGQKEEQLPSYDLYAVINHYGGMIGGHYTACARLPNDRSSQRSDVGWRLFDDSTVTTVDESQVVTRYAYVLFYRRRNSPVERPPRAGHSEHHPDLGPAAEAAASQGLGPGQAPEVAPTRTAPERFVPPVDRPAPTYSNMEEVD; encoded by the exons ATGTCTGGCGGGGCCAGTGCCACAGGCCCAAGGAGAGGGCCCCCAGGACTGGAGGAGGCCACTAGTAAGAAGAAGCAGAAGGATAGAGCAAACCAGGAGAGCAAGGATGGAGATCCTAGGAGAG GGTCAGTGCCCACTCCACAGGAGGAGCATACCAAAGAGG AGTTGTTGCTTGATTGGGGACAGAATGAAAATGAGGTAATTGTCAAGCTGCGTGTGGGAGTAGGTCCCTtgcggctggaggaggtggttacTGTTTTCACAGACACCAACTGTGTGGTGCGGCTTCCAG GTGGTCGGCAGTGGGGTGGTGTCCTTTATGCTGAAATGGAAAGTTCTTGCGCCAAAGTTCAGTCCGTTAAAGGTGGAGTCCTACAGCTGGCATTACCCAAGAAGGTGCCTCTGCTCACATGGCCCTCTCTCCTG AAGAAACCTCTAGGGACCCAGGAGCTGGTGCCCATGCTGCGGTGCCAGGAGAATGGGCAGGAACTGTCTCCCATTGCCCTGGACCCAGGCCCTGAGCCCCGCCGGGCTAAGCAGGAGGCCCGGAACCAGAAGCGGGCCCAGGGCCGTGGTGAGGTAGGCTCAGGGGCTGGCCCCGGGGCCCAGGCAGGGCCCAGCGCCAAGAGGGCTGTACATCTCTGCAGAGGGCCAGAGGGGGAAGGGTCCAGGGATGGCCCTGGACCCCAGGGTGATGCCCCACCCTTCCTGGCTGATCCAGCCCCCCAG GTTGAGGCTGAAGAACAGCTCTGTGTACCACCACTGAATCCGCAAACCTGCCTCCTAGGCTCAGAGAAGAATTTAGCCCTTTTGGCAGGAGAGAAGTCAGTGTCCCCCAGGAATGACCCAGTCTCCCCAGCAGTGGCCCAGATCAGAGACCCTGGGAAAGATGACCATGTCAAAGAAGAGATGACAGTAGCAACAGATGCCGCAACGTTGGTGGATG AGCCTGAGTCCATGGTGAACCTGGCATTTGTCAAGAATGACTCATATGAGAAGGGCCCGGATTCAGTGGTGGTGCACGTGTATGTGAAGGAGATCCACAGGGATACCTCTCGAGTACTTTTCCGTGAACAGGACTTCACACTCATCTTCCAGACCAG GGATGGAAACTTCTTGAGGCTGCATCCGGGCTGTGGGCCCCACACCATCTTCCGTTGGCAGGTGAAGCTCAG GAACCTGATTGAGCCAGAACATTGTACCTTCTGTTTCACGGCCTCTCGCATTGACATCTGCCTCCATAAGCGTCAGAGTCAGCGTTGGGGGGGGCTGGAGGCCCCAGCTGCACGAG gtgcagtgggtggtGCAAAGGTTGCCGTGCCGACAGGTCCAACACCTCTGGATTCAACCCCTCCGGGAGGTACCCCTCACCCCCTAACAGGCCAGGAGGAAGCCCGGGCTATGGAGAAAGATAAATCCAAGGCTCGATCCGAGGACACAGGGCTGGATGGTGTGGTGACCCGCACAACCTTGGAGCATGTTGTCCCAAAGCCAGAGTCACACCTGGCCTCG CCCAAGCCCACATGTATGGTACCTCCAATGCCCCACAGCCCTGTGAGTGGAGATAgcgtggaagaggaggaggaggaagagaagaaggtgtGTCTGCCAGGTTTCACTGGTCTTGTCAACTTAGGCAACACTTGCTTCATGAACAGTGTCATTCAGTCTCTTTCCAACACTCGGGAACTTCGGGACTTCTTCCATG ACCGTTCCTTTGAGGCAGAGATCAACTACAACAACCCACTGGGGACAGGTGGACGTCTGGCCATTGGCTTTGCTGTGTTGCTCCGGGCCCTGTGGAAGGGCACTCACCATGCctttcagccttccaagttgaaG GCCATTGTGGCAAGCAAGGCCAGCCAGTTCACAGGCTATGCCCAGCATGATGCCCAGGAGTTCATGGCTTTCCTGCTGGATGGGCTACATGAGGACCTGAATCGAATCCAGAACAAGCCATACACGGAAACTGTGGACTCGGATGGACGGCCTGAtgag GTGGTGGCTGAGGAAGCATGGCAGCGGCACAAGATGAGGAACGATTCTTTCATTGTGGACCTATTTCAGGGCCAGTACAAGTCGAAGCTGGTGTGCCCTGTATGTGCCAAG GTCTCCATCACATTTGACCCGTTCCTTTATCTGCCGGTGCCCTTGCCACAAAAACAAAAGGTTCTCCCTGTCTTTTATTTTGCCCGAGAGCCACATAGCAAGCCTATCAAG TTCCTGGTGAGTGTTAGCAAGGAAAATTCCAGTGTGAGTGAAGTTTTGGATTCCCTCTCTCAGAGTGTCCATGTGAAACCTGAGAACCTGCGTCTGGCTGAG GTAATTAAGAATCGCTTCCATCGCATATTCCTGCCCTCTCACTCATTGGACACTGTGTCCCCATCTGACATGCTTCTCTGCTTTGAGCTGCTGTCCCCAGAGTTAGCTAAGGAACGGGTAGTGGTGCTAGAAGTACAACAG CGCCCCCAGGTGCCCAGCATCCCTATCTCCAAGTGTGCCGCCTGCCAGCGGAAGCAGCAGTCAGAGGATGAAAAACTGAAGCGATGTACCCGGTGCTACCGTGTGGGCTACTGCAACCA gCTCTGTCAGAAAACCCATTGGCCTGACCACAAGGGTCTCTGCCGCCCTGAGAACATTGGCTACCCCTTCCTGGTCAGTGTACCTGCCTCACGCCTCACTTATGCCCGTCTTGCTCAGCTGCTAGAGGGTTATGCGCG GTACTCTGTGAGTGTATTCCAGCCACCCTTCCAGCCTGGTCGCATGGCCTTGGAGTCTCAGAGCCCTGGCTGTACCACACTGCTCTCCAATAGCTCCCTGGAGGCTGGGGACAGCGAGAAGGACtccactcagcctcctgagctccagcTGGTGACCTCTGTGGCTGAAGGGGATATGGGGGTCCCCCAGATGTGGGCATCTCCTGATCGGTGCCCTGTGCCTAGCACCAGTGGAATTTCTTCTGAGATGCTGACTAGTGGGCCTATTGAGGGTACTTCTTTGCCTCCTGTCGAGAGGGTGTCCCGGCCTGAAG CTGCTGTGCCAGGATACCAACATCCAAGTGAAGCCATAAATGCCCACACACCCCagttcttcatctataaaattgaTGCATCTAACCGAGAGCAGCGGCTAGAGGATAAAG GGGAGACCCCACTGGAGTTGGGTGATGACTGTAGCCTGGCTCTGGTTTGGCGAAACAATGAGCGCCTGCAGGAGTTTGTGTTGGTAGACTCCAAGGACCTGGAATGTGCTGAGGACCCAGGCTCTGCTGGTGAGGCTGCTCGCGCTGGCCACTTCACCCTGGACCAGTGCCTCAACCTCTTCACACGGCCTGAGGTGCTGGCACCTGAGGAGGCCTG GTACTGCCCACAGTGCAAACAGCACCGTGAGGCCTCCAAGCAACTGTTGCTATGGCGCTTGCCAAATGTGCTCATTGTGCAGCTCAAGCGCTTCTCCTTTCGTAGTTTTATCTGGCGTGATAAGATCAATGACTTGGTGGAGTTCCCGGTTCG GAACCTAGATCTGAGCAAGTTCTGTATTGGTCAGAAAGAGGAGCAGTTGCCCAGCTACGACCTGTATGCTGTCATCAACCACTATGGAGGCATGATTGGTGGCCACTACACGGCCTGCGCACGCCTGCCCAATGATCGCAGCAGCCAGCGCAGTGACGTGG GCTGGCGCTTATTTGATGACAGCACAGTGACGACAGTAGACGAGAGCCAGGTTGTGACACGTTATGCCTATGTACTCTTCTACCGCCGACGGAACTCTCCTGTGGAGAGGCCCCCAAGGGCAGGTCACTCTGAGCACCACCCAGACCTAGGCCCTGCAGCTGAGGCTGCTGCTAGCCAG GGACTAGGCCCTGGCCAGGCCCCCGAGGTGGCCCCCACGCGGACAGCCCCTGAACGCTTCGTTCCCCCTGTGGACCGCCCAGCCCCCACCTACAGCAACATGGAGGAGGTCGATTAG
- the Usp19 gene encoding ubiquitin carboxyl-terminal hydrolase 19 isoform X10, giving the protein MSGGASATGPRRGPPGLEEATSKKKQKDRANQESKDGDPRRGSVPTPQEEHTKEELLLDWGQNENEVIVKLRVGVGPLRLEEVVTVFTDTNCVVRLPGGRQWGGVLYAEMESSCAKVQSVKGGVLQLALPKKVPLLTWPSLLKPLGTQELVPMLRCQENGQELSPIALDPGPEPRRAKQEARNQKRAQGRGEVGSGAGPGAQAGPSAKRAVHLCRGPEGEGSRDGPGPQGDAPPFLADPAPQVEAEEQLCVPPLNPQTCLLGSEKNLALLAGEKSVSPRNDPVSPAVAQIRDPGKDDHVKEEMTVATDAATLVDGKEPESMVNLAFVKNDSYEKGPDSVVVHVYVKEIHRDTSRVLFREQDFTLIFQTRDGNFLRLHPGCGPHTIFRWQVKLRNLIEPEHCTFCFTASRIDICLHKRQSQRWGGLEAPAARGAVGGAKVAVPTGPTPLDSTPPGGTPHPLTGQEEARAMEKDKSKARSEDTGLDGVVTRTTLEHVVPKPESHLASPKPTCMVPPMPHSPVSGDSVEEEEEEEKKVCLPGFTGLVNLGNTCFMNSVIQSLSNTRELRDFFHDRSFEAEINYNNPLGTGGRLAIGFAVLLRALWKGTHHAFQPSKLKAIVASKASQFTGYAQHDAQEFMAFLLDGLHEDLNRIQNKPYTETVDSDGRPDEVVAEEAWQRHKMRNDSFIVDLFQGQYKSKLVCPVCAKVSITFDPFLYLPVPLPQKQKVLPVFYFAREPHSKPIKFLVSVSKENSSVSEVLDSLSQSVHVKPENLRLAEVIKNRFHRIFLPSHSLDTVSPSDMLLCFELLSPELAKERVVVLEVQQRPQVPSIPISKCAACQRKQQSEDEKLKRCTRCYRVGYCNQLCQKTHWPDHKGLCRPENIGYPFLVSVPASRLTYARLAQLLEGYARYSVSVFQPPFQPGRMALESQSPGCTTLLSNSSLEAGDSEKDSTQPPELQLVTSVAEGDMGVPQMWASPDRCPVPSTSGISSEMLTSGPIEGTSLPPVERVSRPEAAVPGYQHPSEAINAHTPQFFIYKIDASNREQRLEDKGETPLELGDDCSLALVWRNNERLQEFVLVDSKDLECAEDPGSAGEAARAGHFTLDQCLNLFTRPEVLAPEEAWYCPQCKQHREASKQLLLWRLPNVLIVQLKRFSFRSFIWRDKINDLVEFPVRNLDLSKFCIGQKEEQLPSYDLYAVINHYGGMIGGHYTACARLPNDRSSQRSDVGWRLFDDSTVTTVDESQVVTRYAYVLFYRRRNSPVERPPRAGHSEHHPDLGPAAEAAASQGLGPGQAPEVAPTRTAPERFVPPVDRPAPTYSNMEEVD; this is encoded by the exons ATGTCTGGCGGGGCCAGTGCCACAGGCCCAAGGAGAGGGCCCCCAGGACTGGAGGAGGCCACTAGTAAGAAGAAGCAGAAGGATAGAGCAAACCAGGAGAGCAAGGATGGAGATCCTAGGAGAG GGTCAGTGCCCACTCCACAGGAGGAGCATACCAAAGAGG AGTTGTTGCTTGATTGGGGACAGAATGAAAATGAGGTAATTGTCAAGCTGCGTGTGGGAGTAGGTCCCTtgcggctggaggaggtggttacTGTTTTCACAGACACCAACTGTGTGGTGCGGCTTCCAG GTGGTCGGCAGTGGGGTGGTGTCCTTTATGCTGAAATGGAAAGTTCTTGCGCCAAAGTTCAGTCCGTTAAAGGTGGAGTCCTACAGCTGGCATTACCCAAGAAGGTGCCTCTGCTCACATGGCCCTCTCTCCTG AAACCTCTAGGGACCCAGGAGCTGGTGCCCATGCTGCGGTGCCAGGAGAATGGGCAGGAACTGTCTCCCATTGCCCTGGACCCAGGCCCTGAGCCCCGCCGGGCTAAGCAGGAGGCCCGGAACCAGAAGCGGGCCCAGGGCCGTGGTGAGGTAGGCTCAGGGGCTGGCCCCGGGGCCCAGGCAGGGCCCAGCGCCAAGAGGGCTGTACATCTCTGCAGAGGGCCAGAGGGGGAAGGGTCCAGGGATGGCCCTGGACCCCAGGGTGATGCCCCACCCTTCCTGGCTGATCCAGCCCCCCAG GTTGAGGCTGAAGAACAGCTCTGTGTACCACCACTGAATCCGCAAACCTGCCTCCTAGGCTCAGAGAAGAATTTAGCCCTTTTGGCAGGAGAGAAGTCAGTGTCCCCCAGGAATGACCCAGTCTCCCCAGCAGTGGCCCAGATCAGAGACCCTGGGAAAGATGACCATGTCAAAGAAGAGATGACAGTAGCAACAGATGCCGCAACGTTGGTGGATGgtaaag AGCCTGAGTCCATGGTGAACCTGGCATTTGTCAAGAATGACTCATATGAGAAGGGCCCGGATTCAGTGGTGGTGCACGTGTATGTGAAGGAGATCCACAGGGATACCTCTCGAGTACTTTTCCGTGAACAGGACTTCACACTCATCTTCCAGACCAG GGATGGAAACTTCTTGAGGCTGCATCCGGGCTGTGGGCCCCACACCATCTTCCGTTGGCAGGTGAAGCTCAG GAACCTGATTGAGCCAGAACATTGTACCTTCTGTTTCACGGCCTCTCGCATTGACATCTGCCTCCATAAGCGTCAGAGTCAGCGTTGGGGGGGGCTGGAGGCCCCAGCTGCACGAG gtgcagtgggtggtGCAAAGGTTGCCGTGCCGACAGGTCCAACACCTCTGGATTCAACCCCTCCGGGAGGTACCCCTCACCCCCTAACAGGCCAGGAGGAAGCCCGGGCTATGGAGAAAGATAAATCCAAGGCTCGATCCGAGGACACAGGGCTGGATGGTGTGGTGACCCGCACAACCTTGGAGCATGTTGTCCCAAAGCCAGAGTCACACCTGGCCTCG CCCAAGCCCACATGTATGGTACCTCCAATGCCCCACAGCCCTGTGAGTGGAGATAgcgtggaagaggaggaggaggaagagaagaaggtgtGTCTGCCAGGTTTCACTGGTCTTGTCAACTTAGGCAACACTTGCTTCATGAACAGTGTCATTCAGTCTCTTTCCAACACTCGGGAACTTCGGGACTTCTTCCATG ACCGTTCCTTTGAGGCAGAGATCAACTACAACAACCCACTGGGGACAGGTGGACGTCTGGCCATTGGCTTTGCTGTGTTGCTCCGGGCCCTGTGGAAGGGCACTCACCATGCctttcagccttccaagttgaaG GCCATTGTGGCAAGCAAGGCCAGCCAGTTCACAGGCTATGCCCAGCATGATGCCCAGGAGTTCATGGCTTTCCTGCTGGATGGGCTACATGAGGACCTGAATCGAATCCAGAACAAGCCATACACGGAAACTGTGGACTCGGATGGACGGCCTGAtgag GTGGTGGCTGAGGAAGCATGGCAGCGGCACAAGATGAGGAACGATTCTTTCATTGTGGACCTATTTCAGGGCCAGTACAAGTCGAAGCTGGTGTGCCCTGTATGTGCCAAG GTCTCCATCACATTTGACCCGTTCCTTTATCTGCCGGTGCCCTTGCCACAAAAACAAAAGGTTCTCCCTGTCTTTTATTTTGCCCGAGAGCCACATAGCAAGCCTATCAAG TTCCTGGTGAGTGTTAGCAAGGAAAATTCCAGTGTGAGTGAAGTTTTGGATTCCCTCTCTCAGAGTGTCCATGTGAAACCTGAGAACCTGCGTCTGGCTGAG GTAATTAAGAATCGCTTCCATCGCATATTCCTGCCCTCTCACTCATTGGACACTGTGTCCCCATCTGACATGCTTCTCTGCTTTGAGCTGCTGTCCCCAGAGTTAGCTAAGGAACGGGTAGTGGTGCTAGAAGTACAACAG CGCCCCCAGGTGCCCAGCATCCCTATCTCCAAGTGTGCCGCCTGCCAGCGGAAGCAGCAGTCAGAGGATGAAAAACTGAAGCGATGTACCCGGTGCTACCGTGTGGGCTACTGCAACCA gCTCTGTCAGAAAACCCATTGGCCTGACCACAAGGGTCTCTGCCGCCCTGAGAACATTGGCTACCCCTTCCTGGTCAGTGTACCTGCCTCACGCCTCACTTATGCCCGTCTTGCTCAGCTGCTAGAGGGTTATGCGCG GTACTCTGTGAGTGTATTCCAGCCACCCTTCCAGCCTGGTCGCATGGCCTTGGAGTCTCAGAGCCCTGGCTGTACCACACTGCTCTCCAATAGCTCCCTGGAGGCTGGGGACAGCGAGAAGGACtccactcagcctcctgagctccagcTGGTGACCTCTGTGGCTGAAGGGGATATGGGGGTCCCCCAGATGTGGGCATCTCCTGATCGGTGCCCTGTGCCTAGCACCAGTGGAATTTCTTCTGAGATGCTGACTAGTGGGCCTATTGAGGGTACTTCTTTGCCTCCTGTCGAGAGGGTGTCCCGGCCTGAAG CTGCTGTGCCAGGATACCAACATCCAAGTGAAGCCATAAATGCCCACACACCCCagttcttcatctataaaattgaTGCATCTAACCGAGAGCAGCGGCTAGAGGATAAAG GGGAGACCCCACTGGAGTTGGGTGATGACTGTAGCCTGGCTCTGGTTTGGCGAAACAATGAGCGCCTGCAGGAGTTTGTGTTGGTAGACTCCAAGGACCTGGAATGTGCTGAGGACCCAGGCTCTGCTGGTGAGGCTGCTCGCGCTGGCCACTTCACCCTGGACCAGTGCCTCAACCTCTTCACACGGCCTGAGGTGCTGGCACCTGAGGAGGCCTG GTACTGCCCACAGTGCAAACAGCACCGTGAGGCCTCCAAGCAACTGTTGCTATGGCGCTTGCCAAATGTGCTCATTGTGCAGCTCAAGCGCTTCTCCTTTCGTAGTTTTATCTGGCGTGATAAGATCAATGACTTGGTGGAGTTCCCGGTTCG GAACCTAGATCTGAGCAAGTTCTGTATTGGTCAGAAAGAGGAGCAGTTGCCCAGCTACGACCTGTATGCTGTCATCAACCACTATGGAGGCATGATTGGTGGCCACTACACGGCCTGCGCACGCCTGCCCAATGATCGCAGCAGCCAGCGCAGTGACGTGG GCTGGCGCTTATTTGATGACAGCACAGTGACGACAGTAGACGAGAGCCAGGTTGTGACACGTTATGCCTATGTACTCTTCTACCGCCGACGGAACTCTCCTGTGGAGAGGCCCCCAAGGGCAGGTCACTCTGAGCACCACCCAGACCTAGGCCCTGCAGCTGAGGCTGCTGCTAGCCAG GGACTAGGCCCTGGCCAGGCCCCCGAGGTGGCCCCCACGCGGACAGCCCCTGAACGCTTCGTTCCCCCTGTGGACCGCCCAGCCCCCACCTACAGCAACATGGAGGAGGTCGATTAG